One region of Candidatus Peribacteraceae bacterium genomic DNA includes:
- the dnaN gene encoding DNA polymerase III subunit beta, with amino-acid sequence MKFSCSTLDLLHALQLVSRAIGSQQALPILGNVLVEAEGQRCKVSATDLELSIITQFDASIENEGSITIPAKAILNFAQYNSDTEVLLETLEGTQLRCTSKHAKTMIAGEAASEYPTIASIDRQTSLVLEAEPLLEALHLVTFSSAKTTLRPVLSGVLFQRAGASLTLVATDSYRLSEYTLKTKDKGEEISCIIPTKILDELRSIIGASLKKSPLSAEASAVGTEEKGKKDQAGTINVPEISIFLSKQQIEMHVGNVRLLSRLIDGKFPDYRQILPKDGKTTSLFAAHKFSTTVKRMHYFAKEMNNNLTFRMTKGEVKMSTPQTQIGRDEAVLPAEVAGGDNKIALSSSYLLDFLGHIHADNVLMKVTDSLHPAVFTLPENPRYLHLIMPLRMQEE; translated from the coding sequence ATGAAGTTTTCTTGTTCCACTCTAGACCTTCTCCACGCCCTCCAACTTGTAAGCAGGGCGATCGGGAGCCAGCAGGCTTTGCCCATTCTGGGCAACGTCCTCGTGGAAGCGGAAGGGCAGCGCTGCAAAGTGAGCGCGACGGATTTGGAACTTTCCATCATCACCCAATTTGACGCGTCCATAGAGAACGAAGGTTCCATCACTATTCCCGCCAAGGCCATCCTCAATTTTGCGCAGTACAACTCCGATACGGAAGTTCTGTTGGAAACCTTGGAAGGAACGCAACTGCGGTGCACCTCCAAGCATGCCAAGACCATGATCGCGGGCGAGGCGGCCAGCGAGTACCCCACCATCGCCTCCATAGACCGGCAGACGTCGCTCGTGCTGGAGGCGGAGCCTCTCTTAGAAGCGCTCCACCTCGTCACCTTCTCTTCCGCAAAGACCACGCTCCGCCCCGTGCTCTCCGGCGTTCTCTTTCAGCGCGCGGGCGCCAGCCTCACACTCGTGGCCACGGACAGCTACCGGCTTTCGGAGTACACGCTCAAAACGAAGGATAAGGGGGAAGAGATCTCCTGCATCATCCCGACGAAAATATTGGATGAGTTACGTTCCATCATCGGCGCCAGCCTCAAGAAGTCGCCCCTCTCCGCTGAAGCCTCGGCGGTCGGGACGGAGGAGAAAGGAAAGAAGGATCAGGCGGGCACCATAAACGTCCCGGAAATTTCCATCTTTCTCAGTAAGCAGCAGATCGAGATGCATGTGGGGAACGTGCGCCTCCTCTCCCGCCTCATCGACGGCAAGTTCCCCGATTACCGGCAGATCCTCCCCAAGGACGGCAAGACCACTTCCCTCTTCGCCGCCCACAAATTCTCCACAACCGTAAAGCGCATGCACTACTTCGCCAAGGAGATGAACAACAACCTCACGTTCCGCATGACCAAGGGGGAAGTGAAGATGTCCACGCCGCAGACGCAGATCGGGCGGGACGAGGCGGTGCTCCCCGCGGAGGTGGCGGGCGGGGACAACAAGATCGCGCTCAGCAGCAGCTACCTTTTGGATTTCCTGGGTCACATCCATGCGGACAATGTCCTCATGAAGGTCACCGACAGTCTCCATCCGGCGGTCTTCACCCTTCCGGAGAACCCGCGGTACCTCCACCTGATCATGCCGCTGCGGATGCAGGAGGAGTGA
- the mfd gene encoding transcription-repair coupling factor yields MLGRSIGIRMKPSLLLGETTHQELSELLRAKHRLVISGASNETAKALLLSHILSFHPQPALVVTQNHGGVEALQHWLQFFEVPSHRLLPVQDEAGRVLPERMQMYLQFMGREGGEAAAFLCDRESWDAEFPSFQELSRRKIRMKEGESLPFTTFVEDLLERGYAHGEDLYLRAGQYRRIGDTLDIFPIQSAHPYRVMFDFDKVQKIYAVDAADLSNVTPAGKHLDIFPATFQRTQKLADQLPEESLLVLDDQDDIEASLELQPKTATLSFTAFPESAANHAHLRYLSVLKFYTLADFLNDVRDKLAQEWTLLIVTKRAEELHGILKEERIPVLENGRTSAGPERSRSGSIILIPAHEDDLLPHSLQNPDLKAALLTDREIFTLRKAGKQRSVAKLALDFITSLQPGDYVVHMDHGIGHFEGMTQKEIDGIAREYLELTYAGGDKLFIPVDQADKLSKFVHEEGEEPVLNRLGTVEWKRVTEKMRTETKQIAKELLNLYAKRARSKGHTYAEDTEQQRKFEEAFPYEETPGQRAAIADLKKDMEGEHPMDRLICGDVGFGKTEVAMRAAFKAVASNKQVALIAPITILADQHYHTFMERMGKFGVRIEMLSRFRTAAEQKEILQKLRKGDVDIVIGTHRLLQEDVKFFNLGLLIIDEEQRFGVKQKEAFKAMRANIDILTLTATPIPRTLNLGLHKLRDITTITTPPPGRLPIITEVRKYSDELVRQAILAELKRKGQVFVLHNRVETIDAFADKLRAMIPEATFVVGHGQLSPDKLEERILAFKEGRFDVLVSSTIIENGIDLPRANTLIVNEAERFGLAQLYQLRGRVGRSRLQAYSYFLYHTQRLKDDAKKRLKAIVEACELGSGFQVAMRDLEIRGAGEILGASQSGTMQTVGVSHYLRMLKQAVEEMRAGAKEVDEVEEQVEIQIPVEAFIPSFYIPDEQEKISVYQKLAGSEEEVVLKEFEADLREEYGEPPRQVVNLFHVLRLKMACRGSGVVRVKAEEVGKNERDILLTLSPRVTAKEIMQLLRQHPQWKISGSTLRVPERVLADRAKPRHWVEELTEEVKLLRKEKKTKVKKEAEEVKEGEEAKI; encoded by the coding sequence ATGCTCGGGCGATCCATCGGCATTCGCATGAAACCTTCACTATTACTCGGGGAAACGACCCATCAGGAGCTTTCGGAGCTCCTGAGGGCGAAGCACAGGCTGGTGATTTCCGGCGCTTCGAACGAAACCGCCAAGGCGCTGCTCTTGAGCCACATCCTCTCCTTCCATCCGCAGCCCGCCCTGGTAGTGACGCAGAACCACGGCGGCGTGGAGGCGCTGCAGCACTGGCTGCAATTCTTCGAGGTGCCGTCCCATCGGCTCCTTCCCGTGCAGGATGAGGCGGGCCGCGTGCTGCCGGAGCGCATGCAGATGTACCTGCAGTTCATGGGGCGCGAAGGAGGTGAAGCAGCGGCATTCCTCTGTGACCGGGAATCGTGGGATGCGGAGTTCCCCTCTTTTCAGGAGCTCTCCCGCAGGAAAATCCGCATGAAGGAAGGCGAGAGCCTCCCCTTCACCACGTTCGTGGAAGATTTGCTGGAGCGCGGCTACGCGCACGGCGAAGACTTGTACCTCCGCGCCGGACAGTACCGGAGGATCGGCGACACGCTGGATATCTTCCCCATCCAATCGGCGCATCCGTACCGCGTCATGTTCGATTTCGACAAGGTGCAGAAGATCTACGCGGTGGATGCCGCGGACCTCTCCAACGTCACTCCGGCCGGGAAGCACTTGGATATCTTCCCCGCCACGTTCCAGCGGACGCAGAAGCTCGCGGACCAGCTACCCGAGGAATCCCTCCTCGTGCTGGACGATCAGGATGACATCGAAGCCTCGTTGGAACTCCAACCGAAAACAGCCACGCTGAGCTTTACGGCCTTCCCGGAATCCGCGGCGAACCATGCGCACCTCCGCTACCTCTCGGTCCTCAAATTCTACACGCTCGCGGACTTCCTCAACGACGTGCGCGACAAGCTGGCGCAGGAGTGGACGCTGCTCATCGTCACCAAGCGCGCGGAGGAACTGCATGGCATCCTCAAGGAAGAGCGCATCCCCGTTCTGGAAAACGGCCGCACGTCGGCTGGCCCGGAGCGCAGCCGTTCCGGCTCCATCATCCTCATTCCCGCACACGAGGATGACCTGCTCCCCCACTCCCTCCAGAACCCGGACCTTAAGGCCGCGCTCCTCACGGACCGCGAGATCTTCACGCTGCGCAAGGCCGGCAAGCAGAGGTCGGTGGCGAAGCTCGCCCTGGATTTCATCACGTCGCTGCAGCCGGGGGATTACGTGGTGCATATGGACCACGGGATCGGGCACTTTGAGGGGATGACCCAGAAGGAGATCGACGGTATTGCACGGGAGTATTTGGAATTGACCTACGCGGGCGGCGACAAGCTGTTCATCCCCGTGGACCAGGCGGATAAATTGAGCAAGTTCGTGCACGAGGAGGGGGAGGAGCCGGTCCTCAACAGGCTCGGGACCGTGGAGTGGAAGCGTGTCACCGAGAAGATGCGTACGGAAACCAAGCAGATCGCCAAGGAGCTCCTCAACCTCTACGCCAAGCGCGCGCGGAGCAAGGGGCACACCTACGCCGAGGATACGGAGCAGCAACGGAAGTTTGAGGAGGCGTTCCCCTACGAGGAGACGCCCGGCCAGCGCGCCGCCATCGCCGACCTCAAGAAGGATATGGAAGGCGAGCATCCCATGGACCGCCTCATCTGCGGGGACGTGGGTTTCGGGAAGACGGAGGTGGCCATGCGCGCCGCGTTTAAGGCGGTGGCCTCCAACAAGCAGGTGGCGCTCATCGCCCCCATCACCATCCTCGCGGACCAGCACTACCACACGTTCATGGAACGCATGGGGAAGTTCGGCGTGCGCATCGAGATGCTCAGCCGCTTCCGCACCGCCGCGGAGCAGAAGGAGATTTTGCAGAAGCTTCGGAAGGGCGACGTGGACATCGTCATCGGCACGCACCGCCTGCTGCAGGAGGACGTGAAGTTTTTCAACCTGGGCCTGCTCATCATCGACGAGGAGCAGCGGTTCGGGGTGAAGCAGAAGGAGGCGTTCAAAGCGATGCGAGCGAACATCGACATTCTCACGCTCACCGCCACACCCATCCCGCGCACGCTCAACCTGGGGCTCCACAAGCTCCGCGACATCACCACCATCACCACGCCTCCGCCCGGCCGCCTCCCCATCATCACGGAGGTGCGGAAGTATTCGGACGAGTTGGTGCGCCAGGCGATCCTCGCGGAACTCAAGCGGAAGGGGCAGGTGTTCGTCCTCCACAATCGCGTGGAGACCATCGACGCGTTCGCGGACAAGCTGCGCGCCATGATCCCCGAAGCCACATTCGTGGTCGGCCACGGCCAACTCTCCCCCGACAAGCTGGAGGAGCGCATCCTGGCCTTCAAGGAGGGAAGGTTCGACGTGCTCGTCTCCTCCACTATCATCGAGAACGGCATCGACCTGCCGCGCGCCAATACGCTCATCGTCAACGAGGCGGAGCGGTTCGGGCTGGCGCAGCTCTACCAGCTTCGCGGGCGCGTCGGTCGCAGCAGGCTGCAGGCGTACTCATACTTCCTCTATCACACGCAGCGCCTCAAGGACGACGCCAAGAAGCGCCTGAAGGCCATTGTGGAAGCCTGCGAGCTCGGCTCGGGCTTCCAGGTGGCCATGCGCGACCTGGAGATCCGCGGCGCGGGGGAAATCCTGGGCGCCAGCCAATCCGGCACCATGCAGACCGTGGGCGTCAGCCACTACCTGCGCATGCTCAAGCAGGCGGTGGAAGAGATGCGCGCGGGCGCCAAGGAAGTGGATGAGGTGGAGGAACAGGTGGAGATCCAGATCCCGGTGGAGGCGTTCATCCCCTCTTTCTACATCCCCGATGAGCAGGAGAAGATCTCGGTGTACCAGAAGCTGGCGGGGAGCGAGGAGGAGGTCGTGCTCAAGGAGTTCGAAGCCGACCTGCGCGAAGAGTACGGTGAGCCGCCCCGGCAGGTGGTGAACCTCTTCCATGTGCTCCGCCTCAAGATGGCGTGCCGCGGCAGCGGCGTGGTCCGCGTGAAGGCGGAGGAGGTCGGCAAGAACGAGCGCGACATCCTGCTCACCCTGAGCCCCCGCGTGACGGCGAAGGAAATCATGCAGCTCCTGCGCCAGCACCCCCAGTGGAAGATCAGCGGCTCCACGCTGCGGGTTCCGGAACGTGTGCTCGCCGACCGCGCGAAGCCTCGCCATTGGGTGGAAGAGCTTACGGAGGAGGTGAAGCTGCTGAGGAAGGAGAAGAAAACGAAAGTGAAGAAGGAAGCGGAGGAAGTGAAGGAGGGAGAGGAAGCGAAGATCTGA
- a CDS encoding four helix bundle protein codes for MHQRPYERLIVWQEAHRLCLFIYDLTKTFPPNERFRLVDQMCRSASSVPTNIAEGNMRRTRKDKRHYLTISISSLEELHYQSMLARDLHYLASAQYTGVDDHIQRVSYLLTRLYVSL; via the coding sequence ATGCATCAGCGACCCTATGAGAGGCTCATTGTCTGGCAGGAAGCACATCGTCTCTGCCTGTTCATATACGACCTCACCAAGACATTTCCCCCCAATGAACGGTTCCGTCTCGTTGATCAAATGTGCCGTTCGGCCTCAAGCGTTCCCACGAATATTGCAGAAGGGAACATGCGGCGTACACGGAAGGATAAACGGCATTACCTGACGATCTCCATTTCTTCGTTGGAAGAGCTGCACTACCAATCCATGCTTGCACGTGACCTCCACTATCTGGCCTCCGCGCAATACACCGGCGTCGATGATCACATCCAACGCGTCAGCTATCTCCTCACACGACTCTATGTCTCTCTGTAA
- a CDS encoding thermonuclease family protein, whose protein sequence is MHYHTILILPIILIACSSTQGVPVTEVIDGDTVVVQVSADKAEKVRIVGIDTPETVDPRKPVQCFGEEASARMKELAEGKSVTLERKPDEDRDYYGRLLRYVILDGKDLGAQMIGEGYAFSYKRYPHPRLAEYNRLEREARQQGLGLWSECPVE, encoded by the coding sequence ATGCACTACCACACCATCCTCATTCTCCCCATCATCCTCATCGCCTGTTCCTCCACTCAAGGAGTCCCCGTCACCGAAGTGATCGACGGCGACACGGTGGTGGTACAGGTCTCTGCCGACAAGGCCGAGAAGGTCCGCATCGTCGGCATCGATACGCCCGAGACGGTGGACCCCCGCAAGCCCGTGCAGTGCTTCGGCGAGGAGGCCTCCGCGCGGATGAAGGAACTGGCGGAGGGGAAGTCCGTCACGCTGGAGCGGAAACCGGATGAAGACCGCGACTACTACGGCAGGCTCCTGCGGTACGTGATCCTGGATGGAAAGGATCTCGGGGCGCAGATGATCGGCGAAGGCTACGCCTTCAGCTACAAGCGCTACCCGCATCCCCGTCTCGCCGAATACAACCGTTTGGAGCGGGAAGCACGGCAGCAGGGATTGGGTTTATGGAGTGAATGCCCGGTGGAATAG
- a CDS encoding type II secretion system protein — protein sequence MTKRPMRGRKNRERFRPSFRGFTLLELLVVMAIISTIASFVFGRISGVLEKARMSRASVELTEISKATYQYVIDAGGAWPADVDRAIPPGVEAYLGPGNWPDAPWPGTVYDWDAFVGSDGKQVYQISIRFCPIGHPELCTFPDEDWAEDFDYYSSAYHCIQGKCRSHPSMPDTHPGHCLNCPSS from the coding sequence ATGACGAAGCGTCCCATGCGCGGCAGGAAGAACAGGGAGCGGTTCCGGCCATCCTTCCGCGGCTTCACGTTGCTGGAGCTGCTTGTGGTCATGGCCATCATTTCCACCATCGCCTCCTTCGTGTTCGGCCGCATCAGCGGTGTGCTGGAGAAAGCGCGCATGTCTCGCGCGAGCGTGGAATTGACGGAAATTTCCAAGGCCACGTACCAGTACGTCATTGATGCCGGAGGGGCGTGGCCTGCGGATGTGGACCGGGCCATACCGCCGGGGGTGGAAGCGTACCTCGGCCCCGGCAATTGGCCGGACGCCCCCTGGCCGGGCACCGTGTACGATTGGGATGCCTTCGTCGGCTCCGACGGCAAACAGGTGTACCAGATCTCCATCCGCTTCTGCCCCATAGGCCATCCGGAGCTCTGCACCTTCCCCGATGAAGATTGGGCGGAGGATTTCGATTACTACAGCAGTGCCTACCACTGCATCCAGGGGAAGTGCCGCTCGCACCCCAGCATGCCGGATACGCATCCCGGCCACTGCCTCAACTGCCCGTCGTCCTGA
- a CDS encoding prepilin-type N-terminal cleavage/methylation domain-containing protein, whose translation MHKKPSRKPALPKAHPTLRGFTLMEIIMVIAILATLTSFIFGRVGGVMEKARMSRASAELSEIAKATVQMAIDQQGAWPGDVDRNVPPGIQEYLGPGNWPYAPWPGAVYDWDSFTGSDGKPAYQISIRFCPVAHPELCRFPDEPWVQDFDYYSSVYYCIQGKCRAHPSMPDSHPGYCLNCPSS comes from the coding sequence GTGCACAAGAAACCTTCCCGGAAACCCGCTCTGCCCAAGGCGCATCCGACACTTCGGGGATTCACCCTGATGGAGATCATCATGGTTATCGCCATCCTTGCCACTCTTACATCCTTCATCTTCGGAAGAGTGGGCGGGGTTATGGAGAAGGCGCGCATGTCCCGCGCGAGCGCGGAACTCTCGGAGATCGCCAAGGCGACCGTTCAGATGGCCATCGACCAGCAAGGGGCGTGGCCCGGGGATGTGGACCGCAACGTGCCGCCGGGCATCCAGGAGTACCTGGGGCCGGGAAACTGGCCGTATGCCCCCTGGCCGGGAGCTGTGTATGACTGGGACAGCTTCACGGGATCCGACGGCAAGCCTGCTTATCAGATCTCCATCCGCTTCTGTCCCGTTGCACATCCGGAACTGTGCCGATTCCCCGATGAACCCTGGGTGCAGGACTTCGATTACTACAGCAGCGTCTACTACTGCATCCAGGGAAAGTGCCGTGCGCATCCAAGCATGCCGGACTCGCACCCCGGTTACTGCCTCAACTGCCCGTCCTCCTGA
- the aspS gene encoding aspartate--tRNA ligase: protein MLRSHTCGELRLSDEGKKVTLCGWVHRRRDHGGLIFVDLRDRYGHTQVVFHPEDKEVFSLAEKIRPEWVLKAEGTVSKRIEGAERKDKSTGEIEVLVKGMTVLNEAKTPPFEIDVDADANEEVRLQYRYLDLRRERMKENLVMRHRLLQATRRFFYDRDFIEVETPILIKGTPEGAREYVVPSRVYHGLFYVLPQSPQQLKQLTMVGGLDRYMQIARCFRDEDLRGDRQPEFTQMDLEMSFVTAEDVMAINEDALTSITKELRPDVAIKQTPFPRLTWEQALATYGSDKPDLRFGLTFTDMTELAKGCGFGVFADAVKAGGVVKGLRVEGGGSFSRKETDDLGEVAKVYGAKGLAWIKKVNGKFEGIPAAKLGDDVAGKMADKAGMKDGDILFFTADKFETSCISLGAVRSEIGKRKDLADPKVFAFAWITDFPMFETEKETQELQAMHHPFTRPKEEDLSRLEKEPLAVKAEAYDVVLNGYEIGGGSIRIHERALQKRIFDILKITDEDAERRFGHMLRAFEYGAPPHGGIAWGLDRMAMLYADEPNIREVIAFPKDQKGKDLLLGAPSMIPEKQLKELGVKIVQ, encoded by the coding sequence ATGTTGCGCTCCCACACTTGCGGCGAACTCCGCCTCTCCGACGAAGGCAAAAAGGTGACGCTCTGCGGGTGGGTGCACCGGCGGCGGGACCACGGGGGATTGATCTTCGTGGACCTCCGCGACCGCTACGGCCACACGCAGGTCGTCTTCCATCCGGAGGATAAGGAAGTCTTCTCCCTGGCGGAGAAGATCCGCCCGGAGTGGGTGCTCAAAGCGGAGGGGACGGTGAGCAAGAGGATCGAGGGCGCGGAACGAAAGGACAAGTCCACGGGGGAGATCGAGGTATTGGTGAAGGGCATGACGGTGCTCAACGAGGCCAAGACGCCTCCGTTCGAGATCGACGTGGATGCCGATGCCAACGAGGAGGTGCGCCTGCAGTACCGCTACCTGGACCTGCGCCGCGAGCGCATGAAGGAGAACCTCGTGATGCGCCACCGCCTCCTCCAGGCGACGCGGCGCTTCTTCTACGACCGCGACTTCATCGAAGTGGAGACGCCCATCCTCATCAAGGGAACGCCGGAGGGCGCGCGCGAGTACGTGGTGCCGAGCCGCGTCTACCACGGCCTCTTCTACGTGCTGCCGCAGTCGCCGCAGCAGCTCAAGCAGCTCACGATGGTGGGCGGGCTGGACCGCTACATGCAGATCGCACGGTGCTTCCGCGACGAAGACCTGCGCGGCGACCGCCAGCCGGAGTTCACGCAGATGGACTTGGAGATGTCCTTCGTCACCGCCGAGGATGTGATGGCAATCAATGAGGATGCACTCACCAGCATTACGAAAGAGCTGCGCCCGGACGTTGCGATCAAGCAGACGCCCTTCCCCCGACTCACCTGGGAACAGGCGCTGGCGACGTACGGATCGGACAAGCCGGATTTGCGCTTCGGGCTCACGTTCACGGACATGACGGAATTGGCCAAGGGCTGCGGCTTCGGCGTCTTCGCGGACGCGGTGAAGGCGGGCGGCGTGGTGAAGGGCTTGCGGGTGGAGGGCGGCGGAAGCTTCTCCCGCAAGGAGACCGATGACTTGGGGGAAGTGGCCAAAGTGTACGGCGCCAAGGGGCTGGCGTGGATCAAGAAGGTGAACGGGAAGTTCGAAGGCATCCCCGCCGCCAAGTTGGGTGATGACGTAGCGGGGAAAATGGCGGACAAGGCGGGGATGAAGGACGGGGACATCCTCTTCTTCACAGCCGACAAGTTCGAGACTTCCTGCATCAGCCTGGGAGCCGTGCGCTCGGAGATCGGGAAGAGAAAGGATTTGGCGGACCCCAAGGTCTTCGCCTTCGCGTGGATCACGGACTTCCCCATGTTCGAAACGGAGAAGGAGACACAGGAACTTCAGGCCATGCACCATCCGTTCACGCGGCCGAAAGAGGAGGACCTCAGCCGCCTGGAGAAGGAACCGCTCGCGGTAAAGGCGGAAGCATACGACGTGGTGCTCAACGGCTACGAGATCGGCGGAGGCTCCATCCGCATCCATGAACGCGCGCTGCAGAAGCGGATCTTCGACATCCTGAAGATTACGGACGAGGACGCGGAGCGGCGCTTCGGCCATATGCTCCGCGCCTTCGAGTATGGCGCCCCTCCCCATGGAGGCATCGCTTGGGGCTTGGACCGCATGGCCATGCTCTACGCAGACGAGCCCAACATCCGCGAAGTGATCGCCTTCCCCAAGGACCAGAAGGGAAAGGACCTCCTCCTCGGCGCTCCGTCAATGATCCCGGAAAAGCAGCTGAAGGAGCTGGGGGTGAAGATCGTCCAATGA
- a CDS encoding class I SAM-dependent methyltransferase gives MEAVFPYPVLPAARLRLDDAIWIDETFPRDTIGGMDAETYDVRSRTFDLARALDRRRPPFADPLRALGKDAVILEVAAGRAAHSLALLQEGHRVVVSDVSPGSVRWVAEAAKRLHIDARGTFAVLDALHLPFPDASVDGVFLTASLHHFSSPLLAMCEFRRVLRPGGILLVGYEPAKWSYRLFKPLWDALKKVLRRRHMHAVSCADDATEGFSMDDLRRLAWQAKFTDARVEAVDFVEKLYEHAVVLVRKFLRLPDSEYRPGSAFLRKVDRFLAHVPLLKRLAWNYDMSAKA, from the coding sequence GTGGAGGCAGTTTTTCCCTACCCCGTCCTTCCCGCGGCACGGTTGCGTCTGGATGATGCCATCTGGATTGATGAAACGTTCCCGCGCGATACCATCGGGGGGATGGACGCGGAAACGTACGATGTGCGCAGCCGCACCTTCGATCTCGCGCGGGCTCTGGACCGCAGGCGGCCCCCGTTCGCCGACCCCCTCCGTGCGTTGGGGAAGGATGCGGTGATCCTGGAAGTGGCGGCGGGGCGAGCCGCCCATTCGCTGGCGCTGCTGCAGGAGGGGCACCGCGTGGTGGTGAGCGACGTCTCCCCGGGTTCCGTCCGCTGGGTGGCGGAAGCCGCCAAGCGGCTGCACATCGACGCGCGGGGCACCTTCGCTGTCCTGGATGCGCTGCACCTCCCCTTTCCCGATGCGTCCGTGGACGGGGTTTTCCTCACGGCCAGCCTCCACCACTTCTCCTCCCCGCTCCTGGCGATGTGCGAATTCCGGCGCGTGCTGCGCCCGGGGGGCATCCTCCTCGTGGGCTACGAGCCGGCCAAGTGGAGCTACCGGTTGTTCAAGCCGCTGTGGGATGCGCTCAAGAAAGTGCTGCGACGCAGGCACATGCATGCGGTCTCCTGCGCGGATGACGCCACGGAAGGGTTCTCCATGGACGACCTCCGCCGGCTCGCCTGGCAGGCGAAGTTCACGGATGCCCGCGTGGAGGCGGTGGATTTTGTGGAGAAGCTCTACGAGCACGCCGTCGTCCTGGTCCGCAAGTTCCTCCGGCTCCCCGATTCCGAGTACCGTCCCGGCTCCGCGTTCTTGCGGAAGGTGGACCGTTTTCTAGCGCATGTCCCGCTGCTCAAGAGGCTGGCGTGGAATTACGATATGAGCGCGAAGGCATGA
- the nrdR gene encoding transcriptional regulator NrdR — translation MYCPHCKTKDTNVVDSRLAEEGRAVRRRRECPKCGHRFTTFERQELSNLIVVKRDGTREPYSRSKIERGVWLACTKRSISQQLIDRILTKLEEKWASNKKEVSSSTIGTDVMRELRKLDHVAYIRFASVHREFKDVEEFKEELGKLFR, via the coding sequence ATGTACTGCCCCCACTGCAAAACGAAGGACACAAACGTGGTGGATTCCCGCCTCGCGGAGGAAGGGCGCGCGGTGCGGCGCAGGCGAGAGTGCCCCAAGTGCGGCCACCGCTTCACCACCTTCGAACGGCAGGAGCTGAGCAACTTGATCGTGGTCAAGCGTGACGGCACGCGGGAGCCGTACTCGCGGTCCAAGATCGAGCGCGGCGTGTGGCTGGCGTGCACCAAGCGCTCCATTTCGCAGCAGCTGATCGACCGGATCCTCACCAAGCTGGAGGAGAAGTGGGCATCGAACAAGAAGGAAGTCTCCTCCTCCACCATCGGCACCGACGTGATGCGGGAGCTGCGCAAACTTGATCACGTCGCCTACATCCGCTTCGCCTCCGTCCACCGCGAGTTCAAGGATGTGGAAGAGTTTAAAGAAGAGCTCGGCAAATTATTCCGCTGA
- a CDS encoding L-threonylcarbamoyladenylate synthase, translating into MDILPADEQGIGRALTVIREGGIVAHATETCYGFACDVSDLGAVANLFVLKNRPYSSPVSVLFLSVEDAKKYAEWNDEAEALAKKHLPGPLTLILPLRADAPLQLYVTPLLSDRSPLTAGVRVSSRPLALRLVTDFGKPLSTTSANFHGFPNPYSAEEIVAQFKHQPIQPDLILDSGTLPHVPPSTVLDVTKGRGQANIRRKGGI; encoded by the coding sequence ATGGACATCCTCCCAGCCGACGAGCAGGGGATTGGTCGCGCGCTCACCGTCATACGGGAAGGCGGCATCGTGGCGCATGCGACGGAGACGTGTTACGGCTTCGCCTGCGACGTGAGCGACCTGGGCGCCGTGGCGAATCTTTTCGTATTGAAGAACCGGCCGTATTCCTCCCCCGTGAGCGTCCTCTTCCTTTCCGTGGAAGACGCGAAGAAGTACGCGGAGTGGAATGACGAAGCGGAAGCGTTAGCGAAAAAACATCTCCCCGGCCCGCTCACCTTGATCCTCCCACTGCGTGCAGACGCCCCACTGCAACTCTACGTGACGCCACTGCTCTCTGACCGCTCACCACTGACCGCCGGAGTACGCGTCTCCTCCCGTCCTTTAGCCCTACGCCTCGTCACGGATTTCGGCAAACCCCTTTCCACCACGTCCGCCAACTTCCACGGCTTCCCCAACCCCTACAGCGCGGAGGAGATCGTGGCGCAATTCAAGCACCAACCGATCCAGCCGGATTTGATACTGGATTCGGGGACGCTCCCGCACGTGCCACCCTCGACGGTGCTCGACGTGACGAAGGGGAGAGGGCAGGCGAATATCCGGAGAAAAGGGGGTATTTGA